The DNA segment AGATGAAACCTCTACCTCGAGTGGTCCAGCAGCAGCTGCCCCTGTGGAATTGGTTCTCCGGTCCGCTTTCACTTCCAACAGGGAGCACAGCATCAGTGATGCCTACCGCCTCATCAATCTGCCGGGGGGAAGATTAGGCGGAGAACGCGTCAAGCATCCAAATCCATGTCAGTATCAGTGTAGCAAGATCGAGCGGCAGAGGCCTCTGGTTGGAATGTAACGGGTCGAAtctcctccctccgtcccaaaataagtacagttttgtactattcacgttcaacgtttgaccgttcgtcttatttaaaaattttttatgattagtatttttattgatattagatgataaaacgtgaatagtactttatgtgtgactaaatattttcaaaatttttacaaatttttcaaataagacggacgatcaaatgttgggcacgaatatccacggctgcacttattttgggtcGGAGATAGTACTACTGAAGCTCTGCCAAATCTGATGGATTCTTGCACGAGTGAGAATCTTTGATCTTGATGAGGAGCTTCTTGATCAATGATCATCCTCTGGAATTTTCAGATTTGCAGTTGAAAGATGcgcggtttttcttttttgggaaaattgtaaccatgtcattataattttgcaaaatttaagatatgccatcctgacccacatgttatTGACTCatatgggtcctacatgtcattgagatactgatagcatatcttaaactttaaaaaattataatggcatggttccaaattaccttcttttttttggaagagTTTCTTTTGCGTGGCCTATAGATTCGTGCCTGCTTCAAGTCTGCATCGTCCAGTTGTAAGTACAATGGGGGTGTTGCATCTTTTCGTGTTTGGCCAAAGGAGATTCGTGCCTACTAATAACTTTTGCAGTTCAGCGATTCTCTAGAGGTGACAAGTCACAACTCAAAAGTGAGCGGCAACTTGGCCAATTCTCGCAGCAGAATAGCAGTGTAGGTGTAGCACAGTAGCACATGCTGGTTTTACTGAACTGAACAATGAGCAAGAAAAACGTagaaaaaccaaatcattttaAGATTTAAGTGGATGATCAGCTTAAATTACTGCAACATCTGGGATCCAGAAGAGAATAGGAGATGATAAAGCTCCTGTCAGGAAGTATATCATGCACATTAAGATTTACGATCATGAATAAAAACGTTGAGCACAAACACTGGATCCTACCACCGTATTGGTGCGTCGGAAAGCAAAGTAAACCACTTAAAGAGAAAATTCTAGATTTATGGGTGATGTGTGATTAGGACTGCAGGATTATCTTGATCCAACTGGTGATAACGCACTCGTCTGACTTTTTTCCCGGGATTTGCTGAGGAAAAACCACGGTTAGATTCCACAATTGCCGCACTAACTCCATTGTTCATCTCTAGTTTTACTGACCACACTAACTCTGTCACCGTGTCTGTTCCATGATCGGTTTTAGCAAGCTCATGCTTTCCTTGAAAGAACAAACAAGagcagagaagagaaaagcaaGGCATCAACTACAGCTTTAATTCTCACTCCCACAAAATACCAATCATTCatcagcttagctagctagctagcacaatCAACATTGCTGTCAAATTCCCAGCAGCATCAGTTGCATCATCAtctttgttcaaaaaaaaaagtatcattatcatcttttttttaaaaaaaaaataatgaaattgaTTTACATCCCGGTCTCTCTACCATAAGACACGTAACCAACGAGTTTTGATACCTAAAAATCAAACCATATAAGGTGATGGGAAAAACCCTCAACTCCCTCTAAACAAGTTCAATTGAAAAAACATtccaaaatcaaataaattctagCATGTCATTCGGTATATGCTAAGTCAGCCAAAGTGGAATAAAAGAAACTTGGCTACCAATTCCAATAACCGAAAATTGACCATTTTTACCATCATTTGGCCCCAATTTCAGATATTAAGAAGATAATTATATACAATACTAATTACTTAATTAGTGACCAGTGATCACTTGTGTGTGTGGACAGAGTGGCTTTAAATACCCATCACTCCTCTCCCCCTCACACACCCTCCCTCTCACCATTGCAAAGCCACAAGAGatcgagaagaagaagaggaggaggcgagctccGTTTGGTgcgaggcgccgccgcgcgctgcgggcctcctcctccctgcgcGCTCCACTCCACCATGCTTCCGAGCCGGCAGAGAAGCATCTTCCATCTCggggaggagggtggcggcgccgccgacgccgagcaccTCGGCGCTGACCACGGCGACGGCCATGGTGATCACGGTATCATCAGTATCCACCAGCAGCGCCTTCGTGTCGTCGGGCTGCAGATCATCCTCGCCCAGACGaggcaccaccaccgccagcaGCACGGCCATGTCGTCCTCAAGCAGATGCAGATGgtgtccccgccgccggcggcgcgtcaccggcggcggcggcgtccttgcGGTGACTTCTTGAGCGCGTGCTCCCTGTGCAAGCGGGAGCTCGGCCCCGACAAGGACGTGTACATGTACAGGTACGTACGTACGGCAACGGCACGCCGAcgacatggccggcggcgggccggcggctagctggagctcgatcgatcgccgcctGAATTTTGGGGTGGTTTGCTTGGATGCAGGGGTGACCAGGGGTTCTGCAGCGAGGAGTGCAGGTGGAAGCAGATCATGACGGACGAGGCGAGGGAGCGGGACGCCATGGCCAAGAAGGAGTGGCTAGGCCTGCATCATcggacgccgcggccgccgccggcggcgatccGCGGCGGCTCGCCGAGGAGACTACTCGCCGTAGCCTAGCACGAGCGAAGTACAG comes from the Oryza glaberrima chromosome 9, OglaRS2, whole genome shotgun sequence genome and includes:
- the LOC127784108 gene encoding FCS-Like Zinc finger 15-like codes for the protein MLPSRQRSIFHLGEEGGGAADAEHLGADHGDGHGDHGIISIHQQRLRVVGLQIILAQTRHHHRQQHGHVVLKQMQMVSPPPAARHRRRRRPCGDFLSACSLCKRELGPDKDVYMYRGDQGFCSEECRWKQIMTDEARERDAMAKKEWLGLHHRTPRPPPAAIRGGSPRRLLAVA